The nucleotide sequence CGCTGAATGCCGTGCAAGACGTCGAGCACTCGCTCAGAGGTAGCGAAACCTGGACGCCTGCACCCGCGCCAAAGCCTGAGACAAAGCCCGAAATCAAACCGGTGCCGTCCGGCGTGAAGGCAGACAAGCAGGCATGACTGCCAGCACGGACATACCGGTTCTACCGCCCACCCGCGCTGAAAGGCGCGCGGCCCGCAAGGCGGCGAAGCAAGCCCTGAAGCCGGACCAGCCCAAAGGCCAGATCACCGCGAAGGGCGTGATCAAGCTCGTCCTGGCCGTTCAGCTCGGGATCGCACTGTTCTTGATGGGACGCGACCTGTTTGCGGCTATCCCGCATATCGCCTGGCCGTCCAGCCAGCCTCGGTTCGACACGCCCATTATCCCGGGCGACCAAACCCGCCGCTACAATCCTGGCGATACCCCGCTCCGGCCAGCGGACGAGGGCAACCCCGCGCGTCCGTATCGCTCCACCGGCGATATGCCGTCGCGCATATCCTTTGAAATCAAGGGAGAAACGCTCACTCTGACCGGCCAAATTGCTGAAGGGGACGCGGACCGTTTCGCCGAATACCTCAACGCCAACCCGCAAAGCATCACCCATATTCGCCTGAACTCCCCAGGTGGGTCGGTTCGCGACGCGCTGACAATCGGCCGCCAGCTGAGGGAAAAGGACTACAACACACTTCTCGGCGCGGGCGACATTTGCCTCTCCGCCTGCCCCTACATCCTCGCCTCTGGCGCAGAACGCACCATTCATGACGACGCCCAGGTCGGTGTGCACCAACATTACTTCGGCACCAATTCCGCCCTGCCTGCCTTTTTGGCGGTAGAAGACATTCAGCGCGGTCAGGGCGAGGTCATGGCCTATCTCGACGATATGGGCGTTGACCCCTTGATCATGAGGCACGCCTTGGTCACGCCACCAGATGAGATTTACGTTCTGCTGCCCGAGCAATTGACCGACTACAATATGGCGACTGACCCGTCCGAGTAACCCGCCGACCCAAGCCCCTTGCACGTTTTCCCGAAGAAGCAAATCCGCTTAGAATGCGTCTGGCTGCGCCTCGCGGGCCATGTGATCCAGAACGGCGTTCACAAATTTCGGCTCGCGCCCATCAGGGAAAAACGCCTTGGCGACGTCGACAAATTCCACGATTACCACCTTGGGTGGCGTCTTTTTCGCCACCAATTCCGCACCTGCCGCCCGGAAAAGGGCGCGCAACGTCGGATCAATTCGGTCGATTTTCCAGGTCTCTACAATCGCCCGATCCGCCAGCTGATCAATCTGCGATTGCTCCGACACGGCCCCTTCCAAAAGCCCCCGGAACGTGTCGATATCCCCCTCGATCATCTCCTCGCCCTCATAGACCGCGCCAAAACGGTGGTCCTCGAATTCCGCCCTGACGGCGTCAATCGACTGGCTTGAATGCTCCATCTGGAACAGGGCCTGCACCGCGTAGAGGCGGGAGGCCGATTTCATCGCCCGTTTCTGGTTGTTCGAGGTGGTCATGCGATCTGGAAACTTCCGTCGTCTTCATCATTGCCGCCCGGCCGGAACCCCAGCCCGCGCGATTTCGGCCCGTATCTGCGCTGCATCGCGATCAGATGCAAGGCCGCAGCGGCGGCACCGCCGCCTTTATTCTGATCTTTCGGATCAGCGCGCACCTCGGCCTGCTTTCGGTTCTCCACCGTCAGGATACCGTTGCCGATATTGCAGCCCTGAAGTCCCAGCAACATCAGCCCGCGCGAACTGTCATTGCAGACTGTCTCGTAATGTGTCGTCTCCCCGCGAATGATGCAGCCCAGCGCCACGTAGCCGTCAAAATCACCCTGTCTGTCCGCAATGCGGATGGCAGAGGGCACTTCCAACGCGCCGGGCATTTCTTCAATCTCATAGGTTGCACCCGCAGCCTCGATCTCGGCCTTGGCGCCCTCTAACAGATTGTTTGCAATATCTTTATAGTAGGGCGACACCACAATCAGCAGCTTGGTGGGCTCGTCAAACTTGGGCGTGTCCATCACGTGATGGGCCTCTGATCCGGCCATTTTCTAACCCTCCGTTGGGATGTTGCGGGTACCGGTGATCTCCAGCCCGTAGGCGTCGAGGCCGACCACATTTGGGGCGGGGCTGTTGGTCAAAAGCTCCAGCTTGTGTAGCCCAAGAGCTGCCAATATCTGCGCACCGAGACCGTACTGCCGCAATGTTTGAGGCGACACTTCGCCATCTGTGACCAACTTCATCGTGGTATCGCGCAGCAGAACAACCGCGCCGCGCCCTTCAGAGGCGATTGTTTTCATTGCATTTCGCAGCTCACCTGCGGGTGACGGACCAAGGCCCAACACGTCCTCGATCGGGTTCAGTGCGTGCATACGCGTCAGAACGGGCGCAGGGCTTTCAAGGTTCCCCATGGTCAGCGCAATATGTTCCGATCCGTGTGTCTCATCGGTGAAAATCCGCATGTCCCACTCGCCGCCAAACTCAGACGTAACCTTTTGAATTGACGACTCTTTCACAAGGTTATCGTGGCGGCGGCGATAGGCAATCAGGTCGCTGATCGTGCCGATCTTGAGGTTATGCAACTGCGCGAAGCCCACAAGGTCCGGCAAGCGGGACATGGACCCGTCCTCATTCATGATTTCGCAGATCACACCGGACGGATTTAGGCCTGCCAAACGAGACACATCAACAGCCGCCTCGGTATGGCCTGCGCGCACTAAAACCCCGCCGTTACGGGCCCTTAGCGGGAATATGTGACCCGGGGTGGCGATGTCGGCGGCGGTCTTGGAATGGTCGATTGCAACGGCGACGGTGCGGGCGCGATCGTGGGCGGAGATACCGGTGGTCACGCCCTCGCGGGCCTCGATGGAGATGGTAAAAGCGGTCTCGTGGCGCGACGAGTTGTAGGAGGCCATCAACGGCAGACCCAACGCGTCGATGCGCTCACCCGTCAAAGTCAGGCAAATCAGGCCGCGGCCATATTTTGCCATGAAATTAATGGCTTCCGGGGTTGCCATCTGCGCTGGGATGACCAGATCGCCCTCATTTTCGCGGTCCTCATGGTCCACCAGAATGAACATGCGGCCGTTGCGGGCATCATCCAAAATCTCCTCAATCGGGGAAATC is from uncultured Litoreibacter sp. and encodes:
- the nusB gene encoding transcription antitermination factor NusB; the protein is MTTSNNQKRAMKSASRLYAVQALFQMEHSSQSIDAVRAEFEDHRFGAVYEGEEMIEGDIDTFRGLLEGAVSEQSQIDQLADRAIVETWKIDRIDPTLRALFRAAGAELVAKKTPPKVVIVEFVDVAKAFFPDGREPKFVNAVLDHMAREAQPDAF
- a CDS encoding 6,7-dimethyl-8-ribityllumazine synthase, with the protein product MAGSEAHHVMDTPKFDEPTKLLIVVSPYYKDIANNLLEGAKAEIEAAGATYEIEEMPGALEVPSAIRIADRQGDFDGYVALGCIIRGETTHYETVCNDSSRGLMLLGLQGCNIGNGILTVENRKQAEVRADPKDQNKGGGAAAAALHLIAMQRRYGPKSRGLGFRPGGNDEDDGSFQIA
- the ribB gene encoding 3,4-dihydroxy-2-butanone-4-phosphate synthase, yielding MTDYSDAISPIEEILDDARNGRMFILVDHEDRENEGDLVIPAQMATPEAINFMAKYGRGLICLTLTGERIDALGLPLMASYNSSRHETAFTISIEAREGVTTGISAHDRARTVAVAIDHSKTAADIATPGHIFPLRARNGGVLVRAGHTEAAVDVSRLAGLNPSGVICEIMNEDGSMSRLPDLVGFAQLHNLKIGTISDLIAYRRRHDNLVKESSIQKVTSEFGGEWDMRIFTDETHGSEHIALTMGNLESPAPVLTRMHALNPIEDVLGLGPSPAGELRNAMKTIASEGRGAVVLLRDTTMKLVTDGEVSPQTLRQYGLGAQILAALGLHKLELLTNSPAPNVVGLDAYGLEITGTRNIPTEG